Proteins found in one Erythrobacter sp. 3-20A1M genomic segment:
- the cobC gene encoding alpha-ribazole phosphatase family protein: MALTLLRHGEPEIAKGTCYGQSDVTTRPLDDGRFSALMNALPGSFARIDSSPLIRCTALAERLAVYFDLPVHADPRLMEIDFGNWEMLPWNAISRSEIDAWAQDVEGARPHGGESVAQMIERVRAYLRDAADFGGDILAVTHLGVVRCVAAALGRPNPFEMELGFGQSLTIEPKEVV, from the coding sequence ATGGCTCTGACTTTGCTGCGTCACGGTGAGCCTGAGATCGCTAAGGGCACGTGCTACGGCCAGTCGGACGTGACCACCAGACCCTTAGACGACGGACGCTTCAGCGCTCTGATGAACGCATTGCCTGGAAGCTTCGCGCGGATCGACAGCAGCCCGTTGATCCGATGCACCGCGCTGGCTGAGCGGTTGGCCGTGTATTTCGACCTTCCGGTCCATGCCGACCCGAGGCTAATGGAAATCGATTTTGGGAACTGGGAAATGCTGCCGTGGAACGCCATTTCGCGCAGCGAAATCGATGCGTGGGCACAAGATGTCGAAGGTGCGCGACCCCATGGGGGGGAGAGTGTTGCACAGATGATCGAAAGAGTGCGAGCTTATCTGCGCGACGCGGCAGATTTTGGTGGTGACATCCTTGCCGTCACACATCTTGGTGTTGTCCGTTGCGTTGCCGCAGCTCTTGGCCGACCGAACCCATTTGAAATGGAACTCGGCTTCGGCCAGTCCCTCACCATTGAACCAAAAGAGGTCGTATGA